tttatgttttatgcctaaactttgtaccatatatttatatttttagtttgtacccacttttaatttgcaacatttttttaaaaaatttgtagtattttctttttagttttattttgtacccatttattaatttcttttagcacctatatttttaaaaattcatttgtactcataatttttaatcttttatttgtaccctaatttatttatgatgtacccattcttctttattaatgtaccactttgttatatgtgaaatgtaccaatttttttgtaaaatgtaccaatttttttaacactatggatacattcttttgccatttattatttcttatttttacacagtttttatccatttattcaattaaaatgtttgaatttttttttattataaccgtttctaatagtattataatgaaggattttaaatttataggattataaatctcataaaatatcaaacaattaattgcAAAACTAtaagaatataaatattaatagtaatataatgaggtgtacaaagtcaagggaccttgatcaaactttgaatactattaaggttttaatcaaagaatattaAGGATTAAGGACCGCAATCAAATTATCCCTTGATTGTTTGATTTTCTTTGGATAGTGACATGGGAAATTAAAATCGCTTTCACTTATGGCATAAAATAATATCGCACTATAGAGTACCAGCTGTGGTACTAACTTATCAAGTGGGTTGGGCGGCGAAGTAGGCTACAGTGTATTTTATCGCGATTTGCTATATTTCATTTAGGTCTAACTTTCTTTCCAATTTAACAATTTTCCATTTTCAGCGGATGAGTCAACTGATTTTTTTCTGGATAAGAattatgaagtttttttttataagacaTTCAAATTGAAGACGAATTAAtggtaaaataaaattttgattcaatttacCATAATTTTCAAGGTCTTTTGAGTTTCCATCTAAGGTTGCTAATTTTGAATAATATGTGATCGTGTAACTCTTTTGATTCATCTCCATCTTTTTGGTTTTCTGCTCACCTCTTAGAGATTTTCAATTTGCTGCACTAGATTCAATTTAGCCTTAACAACTACTTAGATCTCCTTTCTTTGTGCATGACACAAGTGCTCTCCTATACCCTCCCACTCCTCTGTCCACAAATCCTCCATTTGTTTGATAGATGTTTGCTATCGATTGAGAAGTCTCTTATGGGCATTGTATTTGCTCCCCCCCTCGAGAGCGAGTCATCACTTACTCAAATGAATGTGTGCAAAACCGATCGATTTGCAACTAGTTGGGTCTCTGTGCCGCCTCCTTCTATGGTTTTGATGGTGTTTAGTCTTCTTGCTTTGTTGGCATCAAAAGTTTTCTCTTGCTGTTCCTCAGGTGGTGGATATGGTTACTGGTGTTGGTTGCTTATTTCATTTGTTGAGTATCTTAGAGGTAAATTTGTATTCTTTGTGCATCTTTGTTGTTGTGAAAGTAGGGATTAAATTTGTTCTTCATTTGAGACTTATTTGCATTTGTGGTATTATTTTATGGCCCTTATGTTTTGTTGGTATTGGTCATGCATGACCTGAATGGTGAATTTGTGAGGTACTTAGTGGTTGTGCTCGAAGACTATTCCGTCAACTAACGGAACCTAATTGGGTCATCATGTGCTTTGCTTGGGCTTCTTTGTCCACTTGGCCAACTAGCAGCTTTTCTTTAAGTTTACCTCATGTAAGATTTTCATGTTCGaccgaaaaaaaaacaaaaaacactcTTCGTTGTGAGGCATTACCTATATTTTCAAAATTGTAGCGATCCAAAAAAATTCGACGAGAGTTTATACTTCCTTATAAACAGGAAGGTGAGAGTCGAACAACACTCACCCAAGTGTTTGTTATAACGTTTAATGAAGACTTATCCATAAACTATACCATAATTTTAcagaatagaaagaaaaaataaataaataaaggtatTTAGAGCTTGATCAAATCTGTTGAACTAGTTTTTTAATCCCGCAAATCAAACCTACTGAACAATGtgacaacaatatatataatgtgTCATAAAGCACGACAAAAGATATATGCTATAAAGCACGACGAAAATATATGGTAATTAGGTACGATGTCATTTGACCGATCAAACCAGGAAATTGGTTGCAAACTTGACCAATAATCTTGTACCAGTTTTATGTAGCACCAATAAACTTGACCAATAAGGcaataaggccatctccaaccgaagggtttAGAGGGCCGGAGAGTCGAAAATAgtccgaaaaccgtctccaaccgagggctaggccagagggctcgtggaCCCCACggaatctgaaagggccaaagggccatctGGCTGGCCCAATCCAGCCAACCCCGGGCTGGGCCAGAAATTTTAGCATTCCTGTCGATTATATCCGACAGGAATTCTAggccaaatttcaaatgcaacaactagctgacgtcagctggccgttaattttttattttttttttacattttttttatattttttttaacacaatttttttcctataacttatatttttttttctataacttctattttacaaaatttgttttatattttttctaaattatattttttttcctataacttctactttacaaaatttgtttcatatattttttaaattctatttttttttcctataacttcctaagccattatacaacattaaattaaattaagtaacatgaaacaacattaagttgtatttgaatttaagttgtagtttttaaataataaattatgtttggccctcggttggagatggttttttgtgacagggctaaaacgagcgctatggccctttggcccttggttggagatggaggcaaatatggccttgtactgttcattaaaatattaatttcttggatggccagagggctaaaacgagccatttggccagcattcggttggagatggcctcagAGGGCTTGTTTTAGCCTTCTGGCccttcaagaaattaatattttaatgaacagtacagggccatatttcttaccatctccaaccgagggccaaacataatttattatttaaatttaaaaactacaacaacttaaattacatgaaatataattaaatatttaaaataaattgtgaaaacacttacttcgtcatagtaattggtgctgctttcatgtctacttgcggCGGTTAACAATTGtttgttaaattatttttttaatttaagtgtCCAATTACTAGTACAACTTAGTTTGAGATAGATACATGTATAAATGCACATTTACCATCTCTAATAGAAAGCTTATATTTGGGGCACCCATTATATTTTTCCCACATCGGGAGAGAATTGAGCAAGCAAAAGCTTGCATGTGTGACACCTATTATATTTGTCTCACATCGACTGTGAGAGAGGTTTGAGCAATCAAACATGCTTATAAAAGCAACAACCCCACATATAACCAATCACCTTTCTGGgccttaattaaatatttttttaaaatttttggcccaaaaaaaatcaaaaataacggctagctgacgtcagctagctgtTCATgagattcaaattttttagccaGTGCCGGCTGGCTGGCTCATTTGGGCCTTTTTTGTCCAGTGGGGCCCACTAGCCTTTTGGCCTGACCCTAGGTTGGAGACGGTCTTAggactattttcggccctctggacccttcggttggagatggtaacgTTCTGTATTTTGTTCAAAGTTTCCGACCGAGCAAATGATGTGCAATATAAACGAGAATAGCTTAAAATTGGCATGAGAGTTGAGATTTGGGCCTAGAGACAACAGTTTTTAAGATTTGGTTTGCCATGTACTTTTGAATATTAGCCCAAAAAGTAGAAGAGACAAAAATTAAAGTAAGCTCAAACTTTTCATGAGGGGAAGTTTTTCAGTGTGAATATTGTGCAATCACGCAATATTATCGATATATTATGttataaacacaaaattatcAACAATATTTCATTAAATGGTGGCCACGTGACACTTTGgacaaaattggaaagaaatgctAAAATTTTATCAGTAAATTTCAAATTAACTTATTCCAAAATTGATTAAATATGAAAGACATCACGAGTTTCTacatttaagtttaatttatttaCCCGTATTTCATTACATCTAAGATATTATAACAACCTAGCAATTTAGAACATGACACTTCAACTACAATTAAGCTTAGTTTTtccttaatattatttttttttttttgcatataaCGGTCATATTGTCATGTAATATTATTAATTCACATGTTCTGATATGAATGTTTGATATGGTTAATATGCTTACCAAGTAATATGTGATTTAAATGGTCTCTTTGTAGCGGGTTCAGCAATGAAGAATAATTCTCTCTTCAAGCAGCAGCAGTCGCGATGCGACAAGGTTTGTTAATGGTGACAAGAAGGGGTTTTAACAATCTATGTGTAGAGAGTGATTCACTCATAATGGCACTGCGGGATTCGTCACCAAACACGTCTAAGATTGGGCAGCTGGTGGAGGATGCAAAGGCTTTGGCATTGGGGACCACTGGAGTTAGTTTCACCCATGTTTGTTGTCAAACTGATGAAGCGGGTCATGGGACTTGCACACCAGCTCACCTAGAAAAATTTCTCCACGTTATGGACTACTTAATGGTTTTACAAGCACTTTGTTTGAAGAGTCGTGGATTTAGCTCCTGatattttttttgaagaatgtaATTTATGATTTGAACTGGATAAGCTTGACGGACAGAATCTTTATTGGAAGGTTGATAGTTCTAATAGCTCGAGTATAAAGGAATTAGCCTACAATAAATTCGAAATCTTAGTTGTTTCTAATCATCTTATGCGGGATGAGAGTAAGGGCCGTAAGGCTACATTAATTTGCTCTCTTTTGAAATGGAGTTCTAAATTTCTTAAATAATATCATATTGATCTTTCCTTCTAAAATAATAATGCTACGTGTAGTTGTGAAGATATAAAAATACCCACCAAAACTACTACAGggtattcaaatttcaaattcagAAGACAACATAAATAAAGCAAgctgaagaaaaagagaaacaaaGGACATTAGCTTAAGCATGCAAAGCAAAATGAATCGAGCTCCACAAGTCACGACTGGGATGCTCAGAGCGCGCCATGCTGATTGCTGCTGGGGTGGGGGGACATCTGAGATACTGAGAGACTACTGTACATAGAAAAAGGAGCATTAACTTTGCTTGCCAAAGAGCAATGGTCCAAAAGGACAGAAAGAAAAAACCAGGGAAACAAGAAGAGACACTTGCATGCAATATGATTTTGTTTCCTTGGATCCCCACCACGCGTTTGATGAAATACTTCTTCTCTTCTGGTTGACTTTTCTTTGACTTATATACAATCGGCCCAGTGCCCACCCATTGAATCTCAAGCATAAAAAAAGCTTAGGCTCCTTTACTTTTCACGGTTTGGTAACGTTTTACGTAAATTCAATTTCAATGCTGGCATGGCAATAGTagcatgaaggggacaagagTAGCTTACTTTTACTAATCATTTTGAATTTGTATCCACCACCAGGTGCTACAGTGTAGGGGCCTAGCAGCCTAGATGTTAAAATTTTCACCCATCTGGGTtataaaatttgaagtttgtctCTTAAGATGGCTCCTGATCTCCTTCCCTACTTGTCCTTTTGGGTAAGGTGTGCACGCGACTTCCTTCCCCAATAATGCCGCTATCATGCGCAAATTGAACTTAATATATAGCTAGGGTTTCTGTTCATTACAGTCAAAATACTGGCTTGTAAGAGGGAAAGATGTCTCAGAACTCATATACTACTCCAAAACCTCATGTTTTTCTAATGCATGTGAGATATTGGTATCCTAACACCGAGCTTTGAACAACAGACCTAGGCCCGGCCGGCGGCCGAACCATGGTTCTTGGCTCCAAGTTAGGGTTGGACACACACTACCGTAGACTCTAACCTTGTTTATTAATTAGTCCCCAAACTTTGAACCCTAACTAACTTCGAATCCAAGACCTGAGGCTCAATTTCTCTTGTGACCGATAACATGGGAAAATAgagtaaattatttttaattcaattcaatctttaTTTTAACTAATCAAATTTAAGAATGTATAAATGTATTGATTTTGTGTGCTTAAATAGTTTTATTGAACTAAAATATGAACTAAGATAGTCCACTCCAACTTCTTATCCCGTACAAATGGGAAATGGTATAGGTTTTTCCATTCACATAGGCAGATAATTAGAAGCATGGCCTGccgaccaaaataaaaaaaaaggaaaacttgaaaagtctaaaagtctaaaaaatatttagttttaatgaaaaatgacaaataaaggtgtagtaaATAGTACTagagaaaagtaaaaatatggtttttcgtaaaaaatgaacagtaccggaaatgtttcgttaaaactcaaaaaaaaaaaaaaaaaaaaaaaaaaaaaaaacgcatgGCCTCATCCCTCATGTGCTTATTATAAAACTCAATGGTGATGATGGGTAGGGGCCTAGGGGCACATCGTCTATTGATCTACCCTACAATATTACAGTATGCAAGGTGCAAAATCCAGCTTTAGATATGAACTTTGTCATGACTCTATTGACTCTTCCCACCAAAAAGaatataacaataataataataccaGTTGATGTATCAACATTTTTGTAATCCATGATCATCTTCCAAGAATCCATCATCGTACGGCTGGATACTACTGCATGCATACTACACTGGTTGCATTACATGCACCGAGATCTTTGGTCACATATAATCATGACTGTCTTACTATCTTGGAAGTTGGCTCCCTCAGCCTTCTATATAAGATCAGATGATCGTCTCCCAAAAATAATACAAGAAGAGAGAAATGCCAGCAACACAGCAATCCACAGAGAAAAAGAGGGACACCCTCCCCTGTAGTTTGAGTATAATGCCAAACAGAATATATAGGTTACCCTGTTAACATATCCTACCATATAGATTCTCTTTTACTGTATCTTTTTCTTTCATAGTTTTCAACATATATTTGCCTAAAGACCATATGTTATGCTCCTTACTCGATAACTTAAATATAGCATCACAAAATAATGTTTTCTTGTTAGAGGAATGTTTATATATGTTGGAGGGCTTTGAATTTGGACTACTTATGATCAATATTTTGTATTCAAGTAATTCCCCTTCTCTACTATGACTAATAATGGTCATGATAACTGGCATGTTTTCAACCCACAACATACATAGTTTATTGTTTCTCAACaagaaaaaacatatttttaactgttaattATCATGTCTTTTATAATTCTTATGTCTCTATAAATGAAGATTTATGTTGCCAGACAAAATACAGTTAAAGTTAACTAGAACGGAGTCTAACAAGATATATTACTATACAGTTGATGAAAAAGCATTTCTCAAACATTATATTAGaacttacaaaagaaaaaattggaagTAGTTATAGTTATTATATAAGTGACATTGAAACCGTGTATTGTTATAACTTATCAATATTAGTGGTactactttctttttctttgtccttCTTTTATGGGTGGAATTGGACAGAAGTTGTGATAAATGGGCACACAACTTTTTTATGggagattaattatttaaattaaattttataaatcataTGACGTATTTGTTGATagttaaattattacttaagtgttagttaatgtgcttattttctattagtagagaaatttttcaatgtcgAAAACACAACCTGAGTACACTAAGTCTAATAATATAATTGATTGGAAGCTTGAAAAAAAAGTATTATGCCAATTAGTGTACGTAACAtcgaattatttatttatttatgagtATAGTTAAAAAGTTGTCCACCTAGCACTGctatttctatatatatactAGCCCCACCACCTCTTAACAACACACAAACAGTTCAATGTTTTGTTCACACTGCTGCTCTTCGCCCCTAACTCTCTCCAATTACAACACAAACACAGAGCTAATTGCTACTAAGAAACTTACTCATGGCAAAACGTTTCAAGCTCCGATTCTCCCGAGTCATCACCTCCTTCCATTCCTGCCGTTCGGAAGATCCCTCCACTCTCCCCTCAAATCCTGTCCCTTCATTCCTCCGTCCACCCCCCTTAGCCACGGCCCCGACACCACCTCTACCCTCCAAAACCCACCACCACTCCTCATCCATCAAACGCCACGTGTTATTTTGCGGCTGTAGACCCAGACCAACGCTCTCCGACGACGACCACACCAAATCACCGCCCGATCTTCATAAGTTCGAGTGGGACCGAGAGGACAAGTGGCACGTGGTGGCCAAAGTCTACGACATCACCCCCCGACGCAAAATCTACACTTCCTCCGCCTCGCCCGAATCCGACGCAAACGACGGCGCTTCACCTCCTCCCTCCTCCGCCATagagaaggaacaaaagaagaaaactcgTCGAGTCaacagaaagaagaaaagaacgaCGAGTCGCATCCGTATCAGCACGTCCTCGTTCGAAACAGGACTTTTCAGCAGCGAAGGCGGCGGCTTCGACGATGGCGAAGAAACCGAAACCCTAGTCTCCACCAGATCATCCTCCAGAAGCTTCTCCACCGACTCCTCGCCGCCGACAAGGCGAAGAAAAAAGAAGCGGAGCAGCAGCGCCGTCAGACGCAGCTTTTCGAGGAAGTCTGCGGCTGGGGAGAGCGAAGCTGTGCCGGCAAGACTGTCGATGTTTCAGAGGTTGATACCGTGCAGGGTGGAGGGAAAAGTGAGGGAGAGCTTCGCGGTGGTGAAGAAATCAGAGGATCCGTACGAGGATTTTAAGAGGTCGATGATGGAGATGGTTTTGGAGAAGCAGATGTTTGAGGAGAGGGAGCTGGAGCAACTGCTGCATTGCTTCTTGTCGTTGAATTCGAGAGAGCATCATAGGGTTATTGTTGAAGTTTTCACAGAGATTTGGGAGGGTTTGTTCTGTTGTAGTGCAAGATCCTCAGGAGCTAGGGTTTCTAGGGCTCTTTGAATGATTAActagtgttttaacttttaatcaatgaaatggaaaataaaattaCTCTCTTTAGTTTCTTCACAATTTAGTTAATTGGGTATTGTCATGCATTTTTCCTCTACGTAAAAGCAGATGATCACTTTGTAGTAGTACTTGGTAGTTGGCATGCATGATGAAGCAAGCAAACACATGTTAATTATTAACTGGAAGTACCAAATATAAAACATAATTTGTATCTTATCAAAGgaaggtaaaaaaaaatgctccaCAATCTTAGTTTTGTccttttcttttaaatattttgacaTACATTAACATGGATCTATTTTCTTAGAGTTTAGTCTTTTGGAAGtgcttaacatggtatcagactATTGATTCTAGAAGGCTTTGGATTCGGAATGACAAACCTCCGCCAAGGGTGGTCAAATGATTTCATTAATCTTCATCTCATtgattaaatttgatttaaagataTGCTTGCATTTAAAAGTAAACGGGAAGACTGGGGTTGTGAGATTTGGTTGGAGCTTCTCTTACTATCGCGCTTGACTAGGACAATATTTTAGCTTCGTCACTGATCACTTAAAAAGAAGAATGTGACCTAGTTTTATAGGAATAGTGTTGATTTATGTTGGAATGCATGCAAgtcatatcttttgttaaaatgcatgcatgaaataaacatgttggatgactagtgaagttaggctagtcaacattctttgtgtaaattaggcaagttaggcaagttaggaaattaggcaagttaggcaagttaggcaagttaggcttatgttctctttcttttcctatataatgtttcatcttgtaattgttttgatatgaaatacacatcaaaaattctacatggtatcagagcaggaactCTAAATTCCTGGCTTTGTTGATCGTTTCCGCTAAGTTTCTtttactctaagccaagatggctGGAGAACATTATGAAGCTGAGTGCTCGATGGATGCTCTGTTGATCGTTTCCGCTAAGTTTCTtttactctaagccaagatggctggagaacatttactctaagccaagatggctggagaacttttactctaagccaagatggctGAAAAACAtttactctaagccaagatggctggagaacatttactctaagccaagatggctGGAGAACATTATGAAGCTGAGAGCTCGATGGATGCTTTAGCTCTACCTAACGTTGTTCAAGTTTGTGGCACGAAGCCATTATTCTTTGTTTGCGGCACGAAGCCAGCCATTATTCTTTGTTTGCGGTACGAAGCCATttcaagtttgtttgtttgcggcacgaagccattacTGTTTGTTTGCAGCACGAAGCCATttcaagtttgtttgtttgcggcacgaagccattactgtttgtttgcggcacgaagccatttcaaGTGGGAATTTGGTAACATGGCGCAGCAAGAAGTAAAGCGTTATTTTTACTAAACCTCTTCCTACGGTTCAGTTCATGCGCATTCTGTCCAAGCTTGGCTCAAGGAATCCCttcgatccagcttgagggggagtgttggaatgcatgcaagtcatatcttttgttaaaatgcatgcatgaaataaacatgttggatgactagtgaagttaggctagtcaacattctttgtgtaaattaggcaagttaggcaagttaggaaattaggcaagttaggcaagttaggcaagttaggcttatgttctctttcttttcctatataatGTTTCATCTTGTAATTGTTTTGATATGAAATACACATCAAAAATTCTACAATTTATGCCTTCGCATGGTATAAATCAGGTTCAATTATTGTATAACTCCTCGCTGAGTCAATAAAGCAAATAGTAGGTCATGAAAGCCGTGTTCAACGGAGGCATTGGAAACCCCATGGACCTATGGAGGATGTAAAGTTGCAATAGCTAATAAACGAGTTTGCACTTTTGGTCGACAAGACATGATACTAATTGCTGCCCTGTTCGTTTGACAGGAGGCGGAGGATGAGGAGCTAGCCTCATATCGATCGGTAAACGCAGGCGGATTCATAATCAATAATATTGACGACGACCCATTAAGCATTTGGACCGACTAGCGATTAAAAGCCAGCCTTCTGGACTGCATGTAATGATTATGTTGTAACTTGCAACTTTAAACATGAATGAATAAAGCTAATCCTGTTATCCGTGATGCACGCTAGCTCCATATGGAAAATGGAAGTATATAAGGGCATCTCTAACTAATCTGGCCAGAGGATCAtagggccgaaaatagctcgAAATGACACAAAAACTATCTTCAACCAAtggctaggccaaagggcttgtGGGCCCCACTAGGCCAAAACCAGCCAATCAGGCCATCGGGCTGGCCATCTCCAGCCAgtccactcttttttttttttgaaggaaGCCTCGCAATCCGTCATTTACCACTGGGTCACCAGCTCGTAGTTATAATGAACTTCTAGTTGAAGTAGTCTGCATTTTTTAAATATGAAAAATGAAAGAAGACTGCCATTAATCTTTATTTGAAATGTTCGTTACtaagattgtttttttttttaatatataccactaaaatatgcaaataattcTTGCAAGTGCTAATCATTAACTATCTGAATGCGGACGATTGTCACTGGCataacttttttgaaaacatgcaAGAAAATGTTCATGAATAAGGATTTTAATTGTTTGTTAAATCAataccttgtttttttttttgaaaggaaATCAATACCTTGTTTGATTGTGCCATTACATGTAGTTAATAAGACATTCTCCATATATAAGAGGGATTGTACCAAAACCTTTTCAGCCCACTAGTTAATCCATTTGTTTTGTTGCATGAGGATTATATGAATTTTGTTAACATCTCGTCCATTTACATGTGAGCATAATTTTGACTATTACAAACAACATAAACTCTACATGCATCAATCATCCAAATCCGCATACATACGAATGAGCAACTAACTATAACTTACCTCAAGgactaaaacaaaaaacttcaccATTAAACCAATGTGCAATGTGCTTGTTCATTCCACTACCTCGTTCTTTTATAGGTATTGCCAGTTACTTCTATTCCTTTCACCTTTTCTTTTTAACGCACaaatggaaagaaagaaaactccCCTTCAATATGTATTGTACACACTTCACGTAACGTAAAGTACCACAAACACAATGGAATCGAATCCCACCACCCACGACGACACGACCAACTGATAactgactctctctctctctctctctctctctctcaccggTCGTGATCAGTCAGGTGGTGAGAGCCTTCTCTTCAATTGTGACCCAGCACTGTAGTAAAAAGCAAGACTTCAGTTAGTAGTAAATTTTGATGGGGCAGGAAAATGCATAAGGCTGTCTTTAATTTAATGGTAAGgttagggagattaaattttttgatcaaattttgtaaactaaataatatggACGTTGATtattagattattatttaagtgttgattaacgtgcttatttcttattagtgacatattatttggtttgaaaatttgatttaaaaatttaatcttcctagcattactctgCTTAAAGAGAATGAACTTGTTCTGGAAATGGGTAGGTTTCAGTGGGTGGAAGGAACACGCCATCAGAGATTCTTTACCAACCTCagaactaaaattttaattttatctgGCTCAAAGTTGAAAGAGTTAATTTACAAATGTATCCATGAACTTAACTGGTTATTTTACTTTGGTCATATACTTTTTTTCCCTAAATTGGTGCATAAACTTTTAAAAATGTGGTAAATTAAGATAATAGTGACATTAGTTACAAAAGTTGACAAAATTAGTGGTTAGTTATTTTTTGGTTCGAACAAACCTCAATGCCAACTATGTTAACAAAAAATCCTTTTGCACTAACACCAAACCGTCACGGCTTTTGTAGACCACAAAGAGATCGGAAGACGTTCATTGTTAAGATCATTCCCGAACAATGCAAGAACGATAACTCAGATGGAAGCACGAGTAAGAAATCAATTTTTAAGGTGAAAACATATTCGGATTGGTTGTTATGTACGCTTTTGAACATATTAAATGACTactcttaaaaaataaatgattaCGTGTCAGTAGATGAATGACATTTTAGTCAAGTAGACGAGTCGTCAAAATGCCCTCTAAAGTATTTTGATACAAGAAGATTTATTAgggttcaaaaattgaaaaaaagggACTTCAAATTGGGACGAAATAAATTTGAAGAGCCAAAGTGGAAAAACTGAATCTGAAATCAACAACCACAACAGCACTTGGCTCAAGAGATTTTTAGGGCAGAAAGTAGGTAGAGCTTCcttttagagcaactccaccatGTGGAGTAGCCCCAGCGACAGGCCCCAAAACAAAAGGGAAGAGCCCGAGCAACCACATCCAGCCCATCCAGGCGATTGTACCCAAGGGGGCCCAAGATGGAGGCCTGGCGAGAGTAGACGGCCCGAGAGCCCGATGGCAAGGCTGACGTCAAGCGATGTCAGCCACGTTTTGTATCTGTTTTGCGTCAGGCACGTGGGGTTCAAGCGCACGTTGGCGCGCGTCGTCCGACAAGAATGCAAAAATGGGGCCCGCGGCGCAGTTCTGAAAATGTTACCGTTGGGGAGGCCACGTGGCACCTCTG
Above is a window of Malus sylvestris chromosome 15, drMalSylv7.2, whole genome shotgun sequence DNA encoding:
- the LOC126601710 gene encoding transcription repressor OFP7-like, yielding MAKRFKLRFSRVITSFHSCRSEDPSTLPSNPVPSFLRPPPLATAPTPPLPSKTHHHSSSIKRHVLFCGCRPRPTLSDDDHTKSPPDLHKFEWDREDKWHVVAKVYDITPRRKIYTSSASPESDANDGASPPPSSAIEKEQKKKTRRVNRKKKRTTSRIRISTSSFETGLFSSEGGGFDDGEETETLVSTRSSSRSFSTDSSPPTRRRKKKRSSSAVRRSFSRKSAAGESEAVPARLSMFQRLIPCRVEGKVRESFAVVKKSEDPYEDFKRSMMEMVLEKQMFEERELEQLLHCFLSLNSREHHRVIVEVFTEIWEGLFCCSARSSGARVSRAL